ATTTTCAGGTAGGCAAAACTGCTATTGGCCGGCAGTGTGGCAATGTTACCTTCGGGTAGGTTAAAGTGTACACCTTCTTCCGCCGTAGTTTCTTCGTCTACTATCCGGAAAGCCAAAGCCTGGTTCTCACCCAACTGTTCGCCCAGTAAATTGATGCGGTACTCCTTTTCGCCGCTGTCTCGTGTTAAGGTGGTTAACAAGGGGTAATTCTTTCCGGCAACATTGCTGCCTGTAGTAGCGTCTTCAAATTCAACGATAGCGTCTCTAAAATAAAAATCCTCATCCGTTTCTTTCATACATGCTGTAAAGAACAGGGGTATGGCTACCAGGGATATGATATATTTTAATCTTTTCATGTTTTAATTTTTAGTCGTTAATAACCTACATTCTGTTCCACTTGCGTGTTTGGTACAGCTTCGCGTACAGGTATGTTTGCCAAGATTCTGAAATCGGTATGCTGTATATTGCCCGACTCTTTGAAGATGTCTCTTCCCAAACGTTTCAGGTCGAAGAAGCGATGGCCTTCGAAGGCAAGTTCCAGGCGACGTTGTAAGATAATGTCGTCAAACAGCGCCTGTCCATCGGCATTTGTGGCATCAATTCCTGCCCTTTCCCGGATGAGATTCAGTTGCTCACGGGCAGCTTGCTCATTTAATACAGTGCTTCCCGGTGTTGCATAGGCTTCAGCCATATTCAAGATCACTTCCGGCAATCGGATCACCGGTACATTATCGATATTATTCACTTCGCTCCGGCTTACAAATTTAGTAATCTCCCAACGTGAGCTGTTTCCGCTCAGACCGCGCATAATCAGTTCGCGACGGACGTCGTTTTCTTCATAAGCGGCGTACAGTTCATCACTAACTACGACGTTGCCATGACTCACTGCTGTGTTCGATTCAGCTGTCATGCGTGTGGTAAAAGAAGACCGTAAAGACTCATTTGTGGCATTGGAATGATCAGCGGGCTGAACAAAAGCCACCTCAAAAAAGGATTCCGGATTTTTAGCCGTACGCCAGGTGTTTACAAATTGTTCGGTATCGGCCAACCTCAGGTTACTCGTGCTTATAGCGAGCTCCCCTTCACTGATCACTTTGGCCATATCACCCCTATAAAGTGCTACCCTGGAATATAAGGCATGTGCCGCAGGTAAGGAAGCGAAAATC
This Olivibacter sp. SDN3 DNA region includes the following protein-coding sequences:
- a CDS encoding DUF4843 domain-containing protein, whose translation is MKRLKYIISLVAIPLFFTACMKETDEDFYFRDAIVEFEDATTGSNVAGKNYPLLTTLTRDSGEKEYRINLLGEQLGENQALAFRIVDEETTAEEGVHFNLPEGNIATLPANSSFAYLKIDVPDFAPSSGNVQLVLELTGNEHVKPSERYKKIGLQINLE
- a CDS encoding RagB/SusD family nutrient uptake outer membrane protein; translation: MKKILNILLIVGISSTMTACNKLLDVDPTQSIDSNTALESEEAINAALHGVYSRLREVGLYGRDLIAIPELLSDNAVNTGAGNRLVGQGINQAGAHIQSGTWQYAYYINNQANLILEALQDFEADQAYKDNIAAQLYFLRALVYHDLMKAYAYDPTAIVEPNDRGGVPIINTGVLNTEQIEYTSRPTVVEVYDFIYSQLDQAIALFPGNAIGDQIFASLPAAHALYSRVALYRGDMAKVISEGELAISTSNLRLADTEQFVNTWRTAKNPESFFEVAFVQPADHSNATNESLRSSFTTRMTAESNTAVSHGNVVVSDELYAAYEENDVRRELIMRGLSGNSSRWEITKFVSRSEVNNIDNVPVIRLPEVILNMAEAYATPGSTVLNEQAAREQLNLIRERAGIDATNADGQALFDDIILQRRLELAFEGHRFFDLKRLGRDIFKESGNIQHTDFRILANIPVREAVPNTQVEQNVGY